The Vespa velutina chromosome 4, iVesVel2.1, whole genome shotgun sequence genome has a window encoding:
- the LOC124948978 gene encoding E3 ubiquitin-protein ligase listerin, producing the protein MGKNKQAQRSKNNARPSNSSRSAELLGTAMPNFVGFSAVKDGGYVPILPGLTLCNVNDIKMHNINSNFQIVLKKMNKKDATTRYKALQEFAIMCRTEKLTAVEEMLPFWPRLYNILAIDIEHKVREAAQLAHLAVVKRVSEGIITYLKQIAGSWFTSQYDTYPPAASAATNSFNVIFPQKRIVDVIIHCQDEILLYIFNNIIIQTPQSLSIHKSLSPEEMETKYQRVLVASLHGYSYYFKKVPFQEVKQAIEIHEKIISNSKFWKLAKHSAFPITTAFFTVLTSILENADDLIQNEKKRTITVIMNSLDEMEPALSSAIWECMLVAINKVQDWYTVVSIEQLVLPKLWKILRSGGQCCASVVYPNLLPFLSQFPKLNIDNTKLYTNFFENMRQGFSAKRVQFSRSEMFAVTVSFVECLRYAILLNANDVTLCEKLLKEQLIPLIEMCLTKSIIIEEILFCEVSQLLIYWSKNRYNEEYKSYPVLLRIFWTELKQLYEKLINMIQTSNLESIENISSCQIEFLLNLRDIPNRRRKNLKVNFVETDQITEPKCQIQKVEVEVDTVFQAELFNFVNDFCVTCFNKINTHHFIEYIKYLNEIITHFECQELFIALTKSLNPDISFFQFYSETLQNWLTQATNKEKHVAELIFKLVKYMDDTDKDKVLNSLTEFENVTIVRSIIECGLSKNNRNDAVIKKWCSQSKVTSLLIDVVKEVVSGTYTNLERNKKLILLAFDLSEDGDPLINEDKANQIITILCDSINQKNEASLVELAKLILQLVPLVWTYKKPISGAVQLLKALFVLCMQDYSNNYDSISINDMQNVWKKGLSECRQRLAHSEFTSFTKQIAAITWNEICNTYEADVKDLLVDIATDFLEVIINNELYVNTDDMKMEYAKEVLSTFLTESNISTWMAEVTEIVIYAEVITGHLYVSKPQQKIRAYHHTAIINLTDNVLIDNTENCLMWALFVTKLLSNLYLRYEQENVDENVDENVDENVDENDIENQILIPGFTEILVNIIHSVTLGHIYVNYYKSAKCYKNVEKLLTSIKNNLKNLQKHITKKEHEEILHYIQKYKSEYGSILPYIINVYFTELCAKEDLAEYCKICKSNSILPESDACDKEAYLQAVQIISQYLDPENIQVSTDDLLSALIVGRNILSTQVNTSIHVNILERIVSNQQQNSNFLLFDCNISDESWENVALILEIIRFLTELIIRIPTNLSCKNWDFILISLASWQVSVNKSKDNFNDLKVTALTVAVSQLFYEFQSLMHKHNVEPLNELPPAILDEWKAVFANDIHRGILQTWKLHAESCIEKMGILKPIIALDYLGKTISLLYAKVLFKSENVPTDSNNLDETIKLCLKLLQSPAPSIQLGVYHCLKHVISELVEQDKTSMETECFHPLVLSIRNFEEALLNIQYIVNTMLIDFKLCDTISCTIQPYTDSYTYTLGYLLLWSIVLDMCANTHGDLRYQYAEILKKDLFPSLLNNIFRLMPVEVLQDNKNKAAKLVEMFSTVPSLNFGESWTEWRLDHIVCWLYTNTLRHLPVLVRQWWSTADSKVSAAVDRITMHYVSPMLCQEELLNNRLVNVENMQVKVHPTAREVVALYQMDDTELELSIVLPPNHPLGPVTVEPGQHAGGTANWRNCHMHLSIFLTHQNGSIWDGLISWKKNLDKKFAGVEECYICFSIFHISTYQIPKLSCHTCRKKFHTPCLYKWFSTSQKSTCPICRNVF; encoded by the exons ATGGGTAAAAACAAGCAAGCACAGCGAAGTAAAAATAATGCAAGg cCATCAAATAGTAGTAGAAGCGCAGAGCTTCTGGGAACTGCAATGCCCAATTTTGTTGGATTTTCTGCTGTGAAAGACGGTGGCTATGTCCCTATACTTCCTGGATTAACTCTTTGCAATGTAAATGACATTAAAATgcataatataaattctaattttcaaatagttttgaaaaaaatgaataagaagGATGCAACAACCAGGTACAAG gcTTTACAAGAATTTGCTATTATGTGTCGAACGGAAAAATTAACAGCAGTTGAAGAAATGTTACCCTTTTGGCctagattatataatattttagctATTGATATTGAACATAAAGTAAGAGAAGCTGCACAATTAGCTCATCTTGCTGTAGTAAAACGAGTTAGTGAAGgtattattacgtatttaAAGCAAATCGCTGGTTCTTGGTTTACTTCTCAGTATGATACTTATCCACCTGCTGCATCGGCTGCAACAAATTCATTTAAT GTGATCTTCCCACAAAAGAGAATAGTCGACGTAATAATCCATTGTCaagatgaaatattattatatatttttaataatattataatccaaACGCCGCAATCGTTGTCTATACATAA atcTTTAAGTCCAGAAGAAATGGAAACAAAATATCAAAGAGTATTGGTGGCAAGTTTACAtggttacagttattattttaaaaaggtaCCTTTTCAAGAAGTAAAGCAGGCTATTGAAATTCATGAGAAAATTATAAGTAATAGTAAATTTTGGAAATTGGCCAAGCATAGTGCCTTTCCTATAACAACAGCATTTTTTACTGTATTAACGTCGATATTAGAAAATGCAGATgatttaatacaaaatgaaaagaaaagaacaataacAGTTATTATGAATAGTCTTGATGAAATGGAACCTGCACTTTCATCAGCAATCTGGGAGTGTATGCTTGTTGCTATTAATAAAGTACAA gacTGGTATACAGTAGTTAGTATTGAGCAGCTTGTGTTGCCGAAATTATGGAAAATTTTACGTAGTGGTGGACAGTGTTGTGCAAGTGTCGTTTATCCTAATTTATTACCTTTTCTCAGTCAATTtccaaaattaaatatcgataatacaaaattatatacgaaTTTCTTTGAGAACATGCGCCAAGG ATTCTCAGCTAAGAGAGTTCAATTTAGTCGTTCTGAAATGTTTGCAGTAACAGTTTCCTTTGTTGAGTGTTTACGATATGCAATATTATTGAATGCCAATGATGTTACTTTATGTGAGAAACTTTTGAAAGAACAG CTAATTCCTCTAATAGAAATGTGTTTaacaaaaagtataataatagaagAGATTTTATTCTGTGAAGTTAGTCAGCTATTGATATATTGGAGTAAAAATCGATACAATGAAGAATATAAATCGTATCCTgttttattacgtatattttGGACGGAACTTAAAcaattatatgaaaaactCATAAATATGATACAAACTTCTAATTTAGaatctattgaaaatataagtaGTTgtcaaatagaatttttacttAATTTAAGGGATATCCCAAATAGAAGacgaaaaaatttaaaagtaaactTTGTTGAAACTGATCAAATCACTGAACCTAAATGTCAAATACAAAAGGTAGAGGTAGAAGTGGACACAGTTTTTCAAGCtgaactttttaattttgttaatgatTTTTGTGTCAcgtgttttaataaaattaatacacaTCATTTCAtagaatatatcaaatatcttAATGAAATTATCACACATTTTGAGTGTCAAGAGCTTTTCATTGCTCTTACAAAATCATTAAATCCGGACATAAGTTTCTTCCAGTTTTATAGTGAAACTTTGCAAAACTGGTTAACACAGgcaacaaataaagaaaaacatgtagcagaattaattttcaaacttGTAAAGTATATGGATGATACGgataaagataaagttttaaattcattaacaGAG TTTGAGAATGTCACTATAGTTAGAAGTATCATCGAATGTGGTTTAtccaaaaataatagaaatgatgCTGTAATCAAAAAATGGTGTTCACAATCTAAAGTAACTAGTTTACTTATAGATGTAGTTAAAGAAGTGGTTTCTGGTACTTATACcaatttagaaagaaataagaaattgaTTCTATTGGCTTTTGATTTATCTGAGGATGGtg ATCCATTAATAAACGAAGATAAAGCTaatcaaattattacaatCCTATGTGACTCAATAAATCAGAAAAATGAAGCCTCCTTGGTAGAACttgcaaaattaattttacaacttGTACCACTTGTATGGACTTATAAGAAACCAATATCTGGTGCCGTACAATTATTAAAAGCACTTTTTGTTTTGTGTATGCAAGATTATTCGAACAATTATGATTCCATTTCTATCAATGACATGCAAAATGTTTGGAAAAAAGGTCTTTCTGAGTGTAGACAAAGACTTGCACATTCTGAGTTTACTTCGTTCACTAAGCAAATTGCAGCTATTACTTGGAATGAAATATGCAATAC ataTGAAGCTGATGTAAAAGATTTGCTAGTAGACATAGCAACTGATTTTCTtgaagtaataattaataatgaactATATGTAAATACTGATGATATGAAAATGGAATATGCAAAAGAAGTTCTTTCGACATTTTTAACAGAATCAAATATAAGTACATGGATGGCTGAAGTTACTGAAATTGTAATTTATGCAGAAGTAATAACTGGacatttatatgtatcaaAACCTCAACAGAAGATACGTGCATACCACCATACTGCAATCATTAATTTAACTGATAAtgttttaatagataatacaGAAAATTGCCTTATGTGGGCTTTATttgtaacaaaattattaagtaaTCTTTATTTAAGATACGAGCAAGAAAATGTGGATGAAAATGTTGATGAAAATGTGGATGAAAATGttgatgaaaatgatattgaaaatcaGATTTTGATACCAGGATTTACAGAGatattagtaaatattatacattctgTTACTTTGGGACATATTTATGTGAATTACTATAAATCT gccAAATGTTACAAAAATGTGGAGAAACTTCTGAcctctataaaaaataatttgaaaaatttgcaGAAACATATAACTAAAAAGGAACACGAGGAAATTCTTCATTATATTCAAAA ATATAAGTCTGAATATGGAAGTATTTTACCTTACATTATAAATGTCTATTTTACGGAATTATGTGCAAAAGAAGATCTTGCagaatattgtaaaatatgtaaaagcaATAGCATTCTTCCTGAAAGTGATGCATGCGACAAAGAAGCATATTTACAAGCAGTGCAG ATTATATCTCAATACTTAGATCCAGAAAATATTCAAGTATCAACAGATGATCTTTTAAGTGCATTAATTGTAGGAAGAAATATACTTTCAACTCAAGTAAATACTTCAATACATGTCAATATTTTAGAAAGGATTGTATCAAACCAACAGCAAAATTCTAACTTCTTACTTTTTGATTG caatATTAGCGATGAATCGTGGGAAAATGTAGCtttaattttagaaattataagATTTCTTACCGAACTTATTATAAGAATACCTACAAATTTATCCTGTAAAAATTGGGATTTTATTCTGATATCTTTAGCATCCTGGCAAGTTTCTGTAAATAAATCTAAAGATAACTTCAATGATCTTAAg GTGACAGCATTAACAGTAGCTGTTAGTCAgcttttttatgaatttcaaAGTTTGATGCATAAACACAATGTAGAACCATTGAATGAATTACCACCTGCTATTTTAGATGAATGGAAAGCTGTCTTTGCTAATGACATACACAGAGGTATTCTACAAACTTGGAAGCTCCATGctg aGTCATGCATTGAAAAAATGGGAATTTTAAAGCCAATTATTGCTTTAGATTATTTAGGCAAAACGATAAGTCTACTTTATGCTAAAGTGCTTTTCAAAAGTGAGAACGTGCCTACTGACAGTAATAATTTAgatgaaacaataaaattatgtttGAAACTTCTTCAGTCTCCAGCGCCATCTATTCAATTGGGTGTATATCATTGTTTAAAACATGTTATATCTGAGCTTGTAGAACAAGATAAAACATCCATGGAAACAGAATGCTTTCATCCACTTGTTTTAAGTATTAGAAATTTTGAAGAAGCTCTTTTGAATATACAGTATATAGTGAACACGATGCTTATAGATTTCAA ATTATGTGACACTATTAGTTGTACAATACAACCTTATACAGACTCTTACACATATACTTTGGGTTACTTATTGCTTTGGTCAATTGTTTTGGATATGTGTGCAAATACGCATGGTGATTTACGATATCAATATGctgaaatattaaa GAAAGATCTCTTTCCATccttattgaataatatatttcgattaatgCCAGTGGAAGTGCTACaggataacaaaaataaagcaGCCAAATTAGTAGAAATGTTTTCTACAGTACCATCTTTGAATTTTGGAG aaagttGGACTGAATGGAGATTGGATCATATAGTGTGTTggttatatacaaatactttGAGGCATTTACCTGTATTAGTGAGACAGTGGTGGAGTACTGCTGATAGCAAAGTTAGCGCTGCAGTGGATAGAATAACGATGCATTATGTTAGTCCTATGTTATGTCAAGAAGAACTTCTTAATAATAGGCTAGTCAATGTTGAAAACATGCag GTAAAAGTTCATCCAACAGCTAGAGAGGTAGTAGCATTGTATCAAATGGATGATACAGAATTAGAACTGAGTATTGTTTTACCGCCAAATCATCCATTGGGTCCGGTGACTGTAGAACCAGGACAACATGCAGGAGGTACCGCCAATTGGAGAAATTGTCATATGCATCTGTCAATATTTCTTACTCACCaa AATGGATCAATTTGGGATGGATTAATATCATGGAAAAAGAACTTGGACAAAAAATTTGCAGGTGTCGAGGAGTGTTATATATGTTTCAGTATCTTTCATATAAGCACTTATCAAATACCAAAATTGTCTTGTCATACTTGTCGGAAGAAATTCCACACACCATGCTTg tACAAATGGTTCAGTACAAGTCAAAAATCTACATGCCCTATATGTCggaatgtattttaa